A genome region from Anastrepha obliqua isolate idAnaObli1 chromosome 4, idAnaObli1_1.0, whole genome shotgun sequence includes the following:
- the LOC129244551 gene encoding protein LTO1 homolog: MVDKEQDFNELLDGIILAEENLNLEGYEEGLEVGRAQGVQEGYQLGYAQGLQLGKELAEIYAVVVAQQTQAHTEKVQRALQQLRKSIDDFPRDNNPEADIIGTVESIRNQYKRVRVLTAGKVGKFAKKVEDSGSSSVTGDKGKDLSF; encoded by the coding sequence ATGGTTGACAAGGAGCAGGATTTCAACGAGTTGCTTGACGGCATTATTCTAGCAGAGGAAAATCTTAATCTTGAGGGCTACGAAGAGGGTTTGGAGGTGGGGCGCGCCCAAGGTGTTCAAGAAGGTTATCAGCTCGGTTATGCGCAAGGCCTCCAGCTAGGCAAAGAACTAGCTGAGATTTATGCCGTGGTAGTGGCACAACAAACACAAGCACATACGGAGAAAGTACAACGAGCGCTCCAGCAATTGCGAAAGAGCATAGACGACTTTCCACGTGATAATAATCCAGAAGCGGATATAATTGGAACGGTGGAGAGCATACGCAATCAATATAAACGTGTGCGAGTCTTGACTGCGGGTAAAGTTGGGAAGTTTGCGAAAAAAGTGGAAGATAGTGGAAGTAGTAGTGTGACGGGGGACAAGGGCAAAGATTTATCTTTTTAA
- the LOC129244550 gene encoding probable methyltransferase-like protein 25, with protein MSINQIRARLDEILHFMQPHWEFVNCHMVSYLTEKHWQKYVPAELKLEVPDVESVQSCIESVFWNSEVDKEVDVGRFVGFKRFLARCEQQRLDKCHDVLTPIEVLNKTLDLDKNVEQNLSIKEFMSKKKRHEVEITAALVNRLIQSVSKHNNKQDVFVVDAGDGKGYLSSRLALQYGHRVLGIDAQELNTENALERNRKLQRVWNGLVKRAELEQQGVTPKRRGNKAAAEMDLPTQTVEKPTEQETLYKTAAAFITPDINITQLLQHQFPEANDASSFCLTGLHTCGNLAATCLRVFNEKPQCKLICNIGCCYHLLQEEYAMPEYFANETISALQTAPGFPMSKFLRDKRIALGRNARMLATQSLERVTDERSAMNISLFYRALLEVLICENASDLKQKVQVGKIRKFTNFSNYIEFCYKKIAPHNANLQWRAEVVDGVRQQYAADEHYMHLFYLLRMCFAQVLETLILLDRLLYLKELGHEKSYLVAVFDAVISPRRFGIIALKSADR; from the exons ATGAGTATTAATCAAATACGCGCGCGTCTGGATGAAATACTTCACTTTATGCAGCCACATTGGGAGTTTGTCAATTGCCATATGGTTAGTTATTTGACGGAAAAGCACTGGCAAAAGTACGTGCCGGCTGAACTGAAGCTTGAAGTGCCAGATGTGGAGAGTGTGCAAAGCTGTATTGAATCAGTGTTTTGGAATAGTGAAGTTGACAAAGAAGTTGACGTTGGAAGATTTGTTGGCTTTAAGCGATTTTTGGCCAGATGTGAGCAACAACGTTTAGATAAATGCCACGATGTGCTAACGCCAATAGAAGTGTTAAACAAAACGCTTGATTTGGACAAGAATGTGGAGCAAAACCTGTCAATTAAAGAGTTTATGAGTAAAAAGAAAAGGCATGAG GTTGAGATCACTGCCGCATTAGTTAATCGCCTAATTCAGAGTGTCTCAAAGCACAACAATAAACAGGATGTTTTTGTAGTCGATGCTGGTGATGGCAAAGGCTATCTATCATCACGCCTGGCTTTGCAATATGGACACCGTGTCTTGGGAATCGACGCTCAAGAATTGAATACCGAAAATGCTTTGGAACGAAATCGAAAACTCCAG CGCGTTTGGAATGGTTTGGTAAAGCGTGCAGAGTTAGAACAACAAGGTGTGACGCCTAAACGTCGCGGCAACAAAGCGGCAGCAGAAATGGATCTACCAACGCAAACTGTTGAAAAGCCAACCGAGCAGGAAACGCTCTACAAAACGGCAGCTGCGTTTATTACACCCGATATAAATATAACACAGCTCCTGCAACATCAATTTCCTGAGGCCAATGACGCATCCTCCTTTTGCTTGACTGGATTGCACACCTGCGGCAATTTAGCTGCCACTTGCCTACGCGTTTTCAATGAAAAGCCACAGTGCAAACTGATTTGCAATATTGGCTGCTGTTATCACCTGCTGCAAGAAGAATATGCAATGCCCGAATATTTTGCTAATGAAACTATATCCGCGCTTCAAACTGCGCCTGGTTTCCCGATGAGTAAATTTCTACGTGACAAACGCATAGCGCTCGGTCGCAACGCGCGCATGTTGGCCACACAATCTCTAGAACGCGTCACCGATGAACGCAGTGCCATGaatatttcactattttatCGCGCACTCTTAGAAGTATTGATTTGCGAAAATGCCAGTGATCTAAAGCAAAAGGTACAAGTAGGCAAAATACGAAAGTTTACAAACTTTAGCAATTACATTGagttttgctataaaaaaatcGCTCCACACAATGCCAACTTGCAATGGCGTGCCGAAGTAGTTGATGGCGTGCGGCAGCAATATGCCGCAGATGAGCATTacatgcatttattttatttgctgcgcATGTGCTTTGCGCAAGTGCTGGAAACTCTAATATTATTGGATCGGTTGTTATACCTTAAAGAGTTGGGCCACGAAAAGAGTTACCTGGTAGCGGTATTTGATGCAGTAATATCGCCGCGCCGTTTCGGCATTATCGCTTTGAAGAGTGCTGATAGATGA